The region GGTTGTAAACAGAGACCCCACGCTCATGCCGCCGAACGAGCTGATGGAGTTGCTGAAAGCGCTGTTATTTTCGGCCTTCGGGTACTCTGTAGCAACCAGGTCCCTTTTCTCATAACCGCAACAGACAGGTGGAATGATACAGGAGACCGGTGCACTTTCCAAGTTTCCGTTGTAAGCCGAAATGCAGAATTCGAAGTTCCAATTGCCCGGGAATAGCCAAGCGACCTCGTATGACGTTTGTGTCGTGGTGCCGTCTACCCGGAACGCGGTGTTGTCTATTATACTCCGAACATGGACACTGTAGCCCGTAGCACTGGAGACCTTGTCCCATTGAAGACGAACAGTGGTTGCATCGAGATTCTCCACGCGGAGTCCGGCGGGTGGTGCTGGCGTCCCGCGTCCGATAATGACTTCTCTTGCCACTGAAGGCAAACCGCCAGCTTGTATGCCATTCCGTGATAAGCTCCCAACCATTCCGACATAGCTAGCAACCCATACTCCGTAGCGGTGGCCAGAGTTTAGACCCGTGATTTCCAAGCTGGTACCCTTTGCGGCCTTAACGTCCATCAattcatcttccttgtccctATCGTATAGCATGACCCCATATCGGTCTACGTTGTAGTCTGTGACAGCGTCCCACCGCACAACGAGATCATTTCCGCGAGGCTCAACAATAATATTAGATGGTCCCGGTGCGGTTTTGACATTGGCCGTGACAGATTGCAGGGCCGACCACCCCGATCTAACGGTGTTGTCTCCCATGGTGCGAACTTGGAACTCCCATGTTTGGCCATTGATCACCCACGGCTGCCAGGCGCAGTTCGTAACTGGGTATACGGCGCCTTCAGACCACCAACTCGTCGCTCCCTTTAGTCTCCAGCGGACTTCGTATCCGCGAGCATTTTCAACACGGTCCCAAACAGCCCATAGGCCTTCAGGGTAGGAATTCGACCGCACATTCGCTGGCGTACTCACTGGCCGTGAATCCACCGTCTCGGGAACGCGGAACTCGATACCCATATACCCGAAATCACTCTGTAAAACTCGAGCGAAAGACTGCGCGATATGGTATTCTCCAAGAGCATTGGGGTGCAGTCCGTCATGTCCGTCCGGACAGCCGCCGGGACGGCAGTTGTAATTTGAGTTGACGTCGACGTATGAGATAGGCGATCCCTCGCGATACCAGTCTTTCATGCTCTCTTTTAGGAGTTTGTTGTATTGGGCGGTCTCGTCGACCAAGTCCTGGCGCCCTGGGATAAAGGTGCGATCAACGACATTCCCCACGAGAAGCTTGATGTCCGACTTTGCCTTTCGTGCATCATTAATCAGGTTTGCCATGTCTCCAACCAGTGCCTCAGGCCCGTTCACCCACCAGCCAAGGTCATTGAATCCCAGCAGAATAAGAAGATAGTCGGGATTATACTCGGAGACCCACGCTTTAAATTGTTCTTTGGACTGTGCGACTTGTCGACCCCAGAATGAAGCATGCCCTTTATCACGGAAACTTTGTGAGACCCCTTTTGCATAGTCCCCAAGGCTCTTGCCAGTATAGTCTTCCCGGGGCTCCTCGTCAGGTAGCAAGGGCGCTCGGGGTTGAGAGATACTGATTGGATCCATTCCACGCGTCCCTGTCCATGGCCCGACAAAATGGTGCGTGTACCCATTATGTTCCACTAGTCAAATAGTTCCCGCATTAGGCCCGGTGCTGCATATATCctgagagaaaggagaataGGGTAGTAATTTACTCCACTGGCTGAGTCTGTACCTCCAAGTCCAGTCGTCTTCCATCCCGTGCGATATCGAATCTCCGACGACCATGAACCTTGCCTCCTCGTTTTGGACCTTTTTGAAGCCTTCGGGGACGTCATCAATGCAGGGGATGGCGCAATCTCCGCCCCATTTGACACCGCCTGATGTGAACTGGTCTTTCACACCAGAAGCGCAGAGACCCTTGCAGTCCTCTCCTTTAGAATACTGACAGGCGGATACGCGGCCCTGGGATTCTGCGGAGTATTAGTACAAGAGCGCAATTGATACTGCCTGGGCGCACTTACCCCATGTATTGAGAACAATCCTATAACCCTTGTGGTAGAAGATGTACTGAGGATTACATAGGCCTTCAATTTTACACTTCTCCGTGTTTGGGATACCACTCCAGGCCACCTTGTCTGTGGCAGTAAACTGAACGCTGTAAAGACCAATCGCAGGGTCACCCTCGAAAAAATGGACCGGTGGAGCGGTGCTCTCGGGGTTGATCCATCCAACACTGCTCTGGTTGTTAACATCGGCATTTGAATGGGATATCTTACACTCACTTTTTCTTATCCACGGCTGTGGCCTGGCGATGGTCCTTCGCGTAAGTCCTGAATTCTTCATTTCCGCCGCCCTGAGTGCTGAAATATGCGCGACAGTTGTCTCTGCTGGTCCAAATGATGTCGTCCGTGGTAAAGAACTCTATTAGCTCACCGATCACACTCTGAAGGGCTTCAGCGCCGAGCCGG is a window of Aspergillus nidulans FGSC A4 chromosome VI DNA encoding:
- a CDS encoding uncharacterized protein (transcript_id=CADANIAT00009382); this translates as MHAEAIEMLNSHEAIPVDPSNISAIETHSHQKRIVHALGLLGVQILSRLGAEALQSVIGELIEFFTTDDIIWTSRDNCRAYFSTQGGGNEEFRTYAKDHRQATAVDKKNVGWINPESTAPPVHFFEGDPAIGLYSVQFTATDKVAWSGIPNTEKCKIEGLCNPQYIFYHKGYRIVLNTWESQGRVSACQYSKGEDCKGLCASGVKDQFTSGGVKWGGDCAIPCIDDVPEGFKKVQNEEARFMVVGDSISHGMEDDWTWRYRLSQWMEHNGYTHHFVGPWTGTRGMDPISISQPRAPLLPDEEPREDYTGKSLGDYAKGVSQSFRDKGHASFWGRQVAQSKEQFKAWVSEYNPDYLLILLGFNDLGWWVNGPEALVGDMANLINDARKAKSDIKLLVGNVVDRTFIPGRQDLVDETAQYNKLLKESMKDWYREGSPISYVDVNSNYNCRPGGCPDGHDGLHPNALGEYHIAQSFARVLQSDFGYMGIEFRVPETVDSRPVSTPANVRSNSYPEGLWAVWDRVENARGYEVRWRLKGATSWWSEGAVYPVTNCAWQPWVINGQTWEFQVRTMGDNTVRSGWSALQSVTANVKTAPGPSNIIVEPRGNDLVVRWDAVTDYNVDRYGVMLYDRDKEDELMDVKAAKGTSLEITGLNSGHRYGVWVASYVGMVGSLSRNGIQAGGLPSVAREVIIGRGTPAPPAGLRVENLDATTVRLQWDKVSSATGYSVHVRSIIDNTAFRVDGTTTQTSYEVAWLFPGNWNFEFCISAYNGNLESAPVSCIIPPVCCGYEKRDLVATEYPKAENNSAFSNSISSFGGMSVGSLFTTFQQSIGLALDTASDHSLAIPGEI